The following are encoded together in the Lathyrus oleraceus cultivar Zhongwan6 chromosome 3, CAAS_Psat_ZW6_1.0, whole genome shotgun sequence genome:
- the LOC127132302 gene encoding uncharacterized protein LOC127132302 isoform X2, whose amino-acid sequence MAKVDLSRISLRPFKLTDVDDFFLWAGDNEVTKNIRWKTCLSREEALVFIKDVCIPHPWRRSICLNDRSIGFVSVYRWLGDDRLQAFADVDNKASQRVLEKAGFLREGVLRQYTIIKGTVKDLAVFSFLSTDEIPHVD is encoded by the exons ATGGCAAAGGTGGATCTGTCTAGGATATCTCTGAGGCCATTCAAGCTAACAGACGTTGACGATTTCTTCTTATGGGCAGGTGACAACGAAGTAACCAAAAACATCCGATGGAAGACATGCCTGTCAAGGGAAGAAGCTCTAGTATTCATCAAAGATGTCTGCATACCTCACCCATGGCGTCGCTCTATCTGTCTCAACGATCGTTCCATCGGTTTTGTTTCCGTATATCGTTGGTTGGGTGATGATAG GTTGCAGGCTTTCGCTGATGTGGATAATAAGGCCTCTCAGAGAGTTTTGGAAAAAGCTGGGTTTCTTAGAGAAGGTGTTCTTAGACAATATACTATTATCAAAGGTACTGTTAAGGATTTAGCAGTGTTTAGTTTCTTGTCAACAGATGAAATTCCTCACGTTGACTAG
- the LOC127132302 gene encoding uncharacterized protein LOC127132302 isoform X1 — protein MAKVDLSRISLRPFKLTDVDDFFLWAGDNEVTKNIRWKTCLSREEALVFIKDVCIPHPWRRSICLNDRSIGFVSVYRWLGDDRYKADIGYAVAANYWGHGIATKAIKIALSHVFNDFSDLLRLQAFADVDNKASQRVLEKAGFLREGVLRQYTIIKGTVKDLAVFSFLSTDEIPHVD, from the coding sequence ATGGCAAAGGTGGATCTGTCTAGGATATCTCTGAGGCCATTCAAGCTAACAGACGTTGACGATTTCTTCTTATGGGCAGGTGACAACGAAGTAACCAAAAACATCCGATGGAAGACATGCCTGTCAAGGGAAGAAGCTCTAGTATTCATCAAAGATGTCTGCATACCTCACCCATGGCGTCGCTCTATCTGTCTCAACGATCGTTCCATCGGTTTTGTTTCCGTATATCGTTGGTTGGGTGATGATAGGTACAAAGCTGACATAGGTTATGCTGTTGCTGCTAACTATTGGGGACATGGAATAGCCACAAAAGCAATCAAAATTGCTCTGTCACATGTGTTTAATGATTTTTCTGATTTGTTAAGGTTGCAGGCTTTCGCTGATGTGGATAATAAGGCCTCTCAGAGAGTTTTGGAAAAAGCTGGGTTTCTTAGAGAAGGTGTTCTTAGACAATATACTATTATCAAAGGTACTGTTAAGGATTTAGCAGTGTTTAGTTTCTTGTCAACAGATGAAATTCCTCACGTTGACTAG